The proteins below are encoded in one region of Syntrophotalea carbinolica DSM 2380:
- a CDS encoding response regulator: protein MQPIPFHKSLTLKLLLAILPMPILITLIGFFAYGKLVQHHIVENVHTKLEQLERINRGLLITQLEGFREQTLRIASDEQLIVPLKLNVSFQLKAYLDLLREQNDLASLAIYTPEGSPVAELGAAPHQSPSALSDHLNRAMTREPLAFFGPLVAADNGSELALMSYAPILSGNKVIGILFTGKAMQLGPAFSNSLLISFGKVQCQSSGADFLLPLAKTVDSDTSEGILTLGSPEICASKMLLPFHNQTGCFLLSGFDQRQALASSKRVLYLGIGVCAMVLLLIVPYAIILSHRLTHPLMKIVDIARRVPTAPDTIEWLPDSDNEIGILNRSLQAMTEQLQSSIQELQQARQHAEEASRAKSQFLVNMSHEIRTPMNGVIGMTELLLDSPLAEEQRQIADTVAESGRALLQIINDILDFSKLEAGKLQLENIPFDICGIVEEAAGLFAAKAQTKGLELVVDMADDVPPLLLGDPGRLRQVLVNLLSNALKFTKQGYVLVTLRAHHITEQSATIVVSIRDSGIGIEPQHIPQLFRPFSQADGSTTRKYGGTGLGLSICQDLIGHMGGQIHVFSQPGQGSNFWFEMTMTKDPACGMHHVACIPELKNMQALIVDPHPLTRRSVQQQLREWGIKAKTADHGKKALAMLQAQNFQIILVALTLPDMPGRELIQHCCDVAQTVPKHIITLGLTGQKLPPCRISDATTVSYLTKPIRPSKLLLHLTNAPPLEDNVQSQTPCPNPASETSTPTKARVLLVEDNPVNQQVAKGMLEKLGCNVTLAADGQEALTAYSHSPFDLLFMDCQMPNMDGYEATRAIRADEKQHHKTTCPIIAMTAHTLPGDRERCLKAGMDDYLGKPFTMRQVRTLLNRWLSARNHDEPSAGNEDHTPAGTAVSSGPSRDSAEAPLNRDALATIRSMDGPEHQSGLLNKVIDIYLKEAPNMIGRMEQALRQDHLSVVYRLAHSLKSSSANLGAGPLSNLCRKMEGAKTLSPEQRELLMASIQNEYNRVQFALIQEGGPG, encoded by the coding sequence ATGCAACCGATACCGTTCCACAAATCCCTGACCCTCAAACTGCTGTTGGCGATTCTGCCGATGCCCATACTGATCACGCTAATCGGTTTTTTCGCCTACGGCAAGCTGGTGCAGCATCACATTGTAGAAAACGTGCATACCAAGCTGGAACAACTGGAACGGATCAACCGCGGCTTACTGATCACCCAGCTGGAGGGTTTTCGCGAGCAAACCTTGCGCATCGCATCGGACGAGCAGCTTATTGTTCCGCTTAAATTGAATGTCTCCTTTCAGCTGAAAGCTTACCTGGATCTTTTGCGCGAGCAGAACGACTTGGCCTCGTTGGCAATCTACACGCCGGAAGGTTCACCGGTCGCCGAACTCGGCGCGGCCCCACATCAGTCCCCGTCGGCACTGTCCGACCACCTGAACCGTGCCATGACGCGCGAACCCCTGGCTTTTTTCGGCCCGCTGGTGGCCGCTGACAACGGCTCCGAACTGGCATTGATGTCCTATGCGCCGATTCTGTCCGGCAACAAGGTCATCGGGATACTGTTTACCGGCAAAGCCATGCAACTGGGGCCGGCTTTTTCCAACTCGCTGCTGATAAGCTTCGGCAAGGTCCAATGCCAAAGCAGCGGGGCCGATTTCTTGCTGCCCCTGGCGAAAACCGTCGACAGCGACACAAGCGAAGGTATCCTGACCCTGGGCAGTCCCGAGATATGCGCATCAAAAATGTTGCTGCCGTTTCATAACCAGACAGGCTGTTTTTTACTCAGCGGTTTCGATCAGCGCCAGGCGTTGGCCAGCAGCAAGCGCGTTTTATATTTAGGCATAGGCGTCTGCGCCATGGTTCTATTATTGATCGTGCCATACGCGATTATCCTCAGCCACCGCCTTACCCACCCGCTGATGAAAATCGTCGACATCGCCCGCCGCGTCCCCACCGCGCCCGACACCATCGAGTGGCTCCCTGACAGCGACAATGAAATCGGCATTCTGAACCGGTCCCTGCAAGCGATGACCGAGCAGTTGCAATCGTCCATCCAAGAGCTGCAACAGGCGCGACAACATGCAGAGGAGGCCAGTCGCGCCAAATCGCAATTTCTGGTCAATATGAGCCATGAGATCCGTACGCCCATGAACGGCGTCATCGGCATGACCGAACTGCTCCTCGACAGCCCCCTGGCGGAGGAACAACGGCAAATAGCCGACACCGTCGCTGAATCGGGTCGCGCCTTGCTGCAAATCATCAACGACATCCTCGATTTCTCCAAACTCGAAGCAGGCAAGCTGCAACTCGAAAACATCCCCTTCGACATCTGCGGCATAGTCGAGGAAGCCGCCGGCCTGTTTGCAGCGAAGGCTCAGACCAAGGGCCTGGAACTGGTGGTGGATATGGCCGACGACGTTCCTCCGCTTCTGTTGGGGGATCCCGGGCGGTTGCGTCAGGTTCTGGTCAATCTCCTCAGCAATGCCCTTAAATTCACCAAACAGGGATATGTCCTGGTGACCCTGCGTGCCCACCATATCACCGAGCAATCCGCTACCATCGTCGTCAGCATTCGCGATTCGGGGATCGGTATTGAGCCCCAGCATATACCGCAACTGTTCCGGCCCTTCAGTCAGGCCGATGGCTCCACCACCCGCAAATACGGCGGCACCGGCCTCGGTTTATCCATTTGTCAGGACCTTATCGGCCATATGGGGGGACAAATCCATGTTTTCAGCCAACCCGGGCAAGGGTCGAACTTCTGGTTTGAAATGACCATGACCAAAGATCCCGCCTGCGGCATGCATCATGTTGCCTGCATTCCCGAGCTCAAGAATATGCAGGCACTGATCGTCGACCCTCATCCCCTGACCCGTCGCAGCGTCCAGCAACAATTGCGGGAGTGGGGCATAAAGGCCAAAACCGCTGACCATGGAAAAAAAGCCCTGGCCATGTTGCAGGCCCAAAATTTCCAGATCATACTGGTTGCCCTTACCCTGCCGGACATGCCGGGGCGGGAACTGATCCAGCATTGCTGCGACGTTGCCCAAACGGTTCCGAAACATATCATCACCCTCGGCCTGACTGGGCAAAAACTGCCGCCATGCCGCATATCGGATGCCACGACGGTCAGCTACCTGACCAAACCGATACGCCCCTCGAAGTTACTGCTGCACCTGACCAATGCACCGCCGCTGGAAGATAACGTCCAGTCGCAAACACCCTGTCCGAACCCGGCGTCTGAAACCAGCACCCCGACCAAAGCCAGGGTTTTGCTCGTCGAAGACAATCCGGTAAACCAGCAGGTAGCCAAGGGGATGCTGGAAAAACTCGGATGCAACGTCACCCTGGCTGCCGATGGTCAAGAAGCCTTGACGGCTTACAGTCACAGTCCTTTCGACCTGCTGTTCATGGATTGCCAGATGCCGAATATGGACGGATATGAGGCGACACGCGCCATTCGTGCCGATGAAAAACAGCATCATAAAACAACCTGCCCCATTATCGCGATGACCGCGCATACTCTGCCGGGAGACCGGGAGCGATGCCTGAAAGCCGGCATGGACGACTATCTGGGCAAACCTTTTACCATGCGCCAGGTCAGAACCCTGCTGAACCGGTGGCTGTCCGCCCGGAATCACGATGAACCTTCCGCAGGCAACGAAGACCACACCCCGGCCGGCACCGCGGTCTCCTCCGGCCCCAGCCGCGACAGTGCCGAAGCGCCTCTGAATCGGGACGCCCTTGCCACGATCCGCTCGATGGATGGTCCCGAGCACCAAAGCGGACTACTCAACAAGGTCATCGATATCTACCTCAAAGAAGCACCGAACATGATCGGACGCATGGAACAGGCACTGCGCCAGGACCACCTGAGCGTGGTCTACCGGCTGGCGCACAGTTTGAAATCGAGCAGCGCCAATCTG
- a CDS encoding ABC transporter substrate binding protein, with the protein MNLYYQRNTPKSVTSPSLRRTTTRCIKLLAGLVLPLCLLITTWSASPCRATPLAMKVGFVFDGPVGDGGWNYAHELARLKLRETFTNLETISVANVAPEDAIRIIENLIQQGATAVFATNESFSDAVESLAGQHPDTTFFLCEGRCRGPNIVTYCGKIYQPAYLSGILAARMSDKKHLAFLGGSATPANLRLLNAFALGAQSADPSIVIEADWYTPTNISPTADQLAMELIHKGVDVYFNGIHSAQPMQWAMNHKIDVIGFATDLSPFASGQLLTSAAFDWSGLYMKFIHELKQGTLAPGHRCEGLKSGTTILGRLSPAVPDEVAAHIREREKALRSGRLKVFSGPIYDTDNRLRIIKGASATAHQLKNMDWAVRGVTEHHLSSAAKEEKFKIYIVQSYENDHVCGIPQEKGIRAVLEKHFGKAVDIRSHYMNTKTLNSSPARMRADAARAIAKIQHFKPDLVYTLDDNAFREVGLKLVAKPYPVVFSGINKQPQEYNRSTRFLDPQGRPSRNITGVYEQLHLQTALNVMQEIQPDLRQVVALLDGTPTGQAIRKQLLHEIPEGDGHPRLTIRTVTTVTDYLREIKHINADPAVQAVYPVVLSIKDEQHRSIGFRDTLRIFLQNCRKPGIPVNFAFAKLGLFGGASVDFAAMGEQAGNMGVQLLQYKDIRQVPVESARKAVITFNTARAKMLGINIPDNMLASALVFTDMLCFDAPSAAISPVKE; encoded by the coding sequence ATGAACCTGTATTACCAGCGAAACACCCCGAAGTCTGTTACCAGCCCTTCGTTACGTCGAACCACAACCCGGTGCATCAAGCTGCTCGCCGGCCTTGTTCTGCCCCTGTGCCTGCTCATCACGACATGGAGTGCCTCGCCCTGCCGGGCGACCCCGTTAGCAATGAAAGTCGGTTTTGTTTTCGATGGCCCGGTCGGAGACGGCGGCTGGAACTATGCCCATGAACTGGCCCGCCTCAAACTCCGGGAGACCTTCACCAACCTGGAAACCATTTCGGTCGCCAATGTTGCCCCCGAAGACGCGATTCGCATCATTGAAAACCTGATACAACAGGGGGCGACAGCCGTATTTGCCACAAACGAAAGTTTTTCAGACGCGGTTGAAAGTCTGGCAGGTCAACATCCCGACACGACATTTTTTCTATGCGAAGGTCGCTGCCGAGGCCCCAATATCGTCACCTACTGCGGCAAAATATACCAACCGGCCTACTTAAGCGGCATACTCGCCGCCCGCATGTCCGATAAAAAACACCTGGCCTTTCTCGGAGGAAGTGCGACGCCGGCCAACCTGCGCCTGCTCAATGCATTTGCGCTTGGCGCCCAGTCGGCGGATCCTTCCATCGTCATCGAAGCGGACTGGTATACCCCCACGAACATATCGCCGACAGCCGACCAACTGGCCATGGAACTCATCCACAAGGGCGTCGACGTTTATTTCAACGGTATCCACTCCGCTCAGCCCATGCAGTGGGCGATGAACCATAAGATAGATGTCATCGGTTTCGCCACGGATCTGTCGCCTTTTGCTTCCGGACAGTTACTGACATCCGCAGCATTTGACTGGTCGGGTCTCTACATGAAGTTTATCCACGAACTCAAACAGGGAACCCTCGCTCCCGGCCACCGATGTGAAGGGCTGAAATCAGGCACCACCATACTCGGTCGACTGAGCCCTGCCGTGCCGGATGAGGTGGCAGCACATATCCGGGAGCGCGAAAAAGCCCTGCGAAGCGGCCGTTTGAAGGTCTTCAGCGGCCCCATTTACGATACGGACAACAGACTTCGCATCATCAAAGGCGCCAGTGCAACCGCCCACCAGCTGAAAAATATGGATTGGGCGGTTCGCGGCGTTACCGAGCATCACCTCTCCAGTGCCGCGAAAGAAGAAAAGTTCAAGATCTACATCGTGCAAAGCTATGAGAATGACCATGTATGCGGCATTCCGCAGGAAAAAGGCATCCGGGCGGTTCTGGAAAAGCATTTTGGCAAAGCCGTCGATATACGCAGTCATTACATGAACACCAAAACCCTTAACAGCAGCCCTGCGCGGATGCGGGCCGATGCGGCCAGGGCGATAGCCAAAATTCAGCATTTCAAACCGGATCTGGTGTACACCCTGGACGACAATGCCTTCAGGGAAGTGGGTCTGAAACTCGTCGCCAAGCCCTACCCGGTGGTATTTTCAGGTATCAACAAACAGCCGCAGGAGTATAATCGCAGCACCCGTTTCCTCGATCCCCAGGGGCGGCCATCCCGCAACATCACCGGCGTATATGAACAGCTTCACCTGCAAACGGCCTTGAATGTCATGCAGGAAATACAGCCAGACCTTCGCCAGGTGGTGGCCCTGCTGGACGGCACCCCCACCGGGCAGGCGATCCGCAAGCAATTGTTGCATGAAATCCCCGAAGGAGACGGGCACCCCCGACTGACCATTCGCACCGTCACTACCGTGACCGACTATCTTCGGGAAATTAAGCACATCAACGCCGACCCCGCGGTGCAGGCGGTTTATCCCGTAGTCCTCAGCATTAAAGATGAACAGCACCGGAGTATCGGCTTTCGAGACACGCTCAGAATATTTCTGCAGAATTGCCGAAAACCCGGAATTCCCGTTAATTTCGCCTTTGCCAAACTCGGCCTGTTCGGCGGAGCCTCCGTGGACTTCGCCGCCATGGGAGAGCAGGCCGGGAACATGGGAGTGCAACTGTTGCAATACAAGGACATCCGCCAGGTGCCTGTCGAATCGGCCCGAAAAGCGGTGATCACCTTCAACACCGCCCGAGCGAAAATGCTGGGTATCAATATTCCGGACAATATGCTGGCCAGCGCCCTGGTCTTCACCGATATGCTCTGCTTCGATGCGCCGTCTGCAGCGATCTCTCCAGTGAAAGAATAA